CTGGCGCTGGCGGAGGCGACGACCGATCCGACCGGCTCCGCCGCCCAGGAGGCCGCGTACGAAGCCGCCCGCCGGGTCCTCACCGAGGACCAGATCTCGGCGGTGATCTGGGTGGCGATCACCATCGGCGCGTTCAATCGCGTCTCCGTCATGAGCGGGTACCCCGTAGAGGCACCCCGTTCAGGCCCTGCGGAGTTTTGATTGACGAGTCATCCACCCGCTCCCTATGCTGGGCCGTTGATGCATCAACCATCACTCGTGGCCTACCGCTCCGGCGCGGCCCCCTCGAAGGGAATCGCCCCATGTACATCGCCGCCGCCGTTCTCAGTGTGCTTCTCGCCCTCGGTTCGCTCGCCGCGGGTGCGCCCAAGGCCCTGCTGAAGGGCGACGTACCCGCGGCGCTCCGGTCCCACATGGGGCTGAGCGCGGGCCTCGTCCGCTTCATCGGCGTGGCCGAGGTGGCCGCGGCCGTCGGCTTGGTCATCGGGCTCTTCTGGCAGCCTTTGGGCATCGCGGCGGCCCTGGGCCTGGTCGTCACGATGATCGGAGCGGTGGGCTTCCACGCCAAGGCCGGCGACTACGCCGACCCGACCACCCGCAACAACGCCCTGAGCCCCCTCGCCTTCCTGCTCCTCGCCGCGGCCACCGCGGTGACGCTCGGACTGGCCATGTGAGTGCGGCGCGGGCGGGCGGTCCTCCGAACCGGTGTCCCCGCTCCCCCGCCAGGCCGGCGGACCCTCCAGTCAGGGGGTCGCCTCCGGTCAGGGAGATTCCCTCATCCAGGCCGGGCCCGGCCTGTTCACTGTTCAGACCTGGTCTTCGTCCAGCTTGCCGATGACACGTTCGGAGATCTCGGCCAGGACCCGCAGTTCGGCCGGCGTGACATGGTCCATGAACAGCTCACGCACCGCCTCGACATGACGCGGGGCGGCTGCTTCGATGGCCGCCCGACCGACGTCCGTGATCACCACGTAGGCCCCGCGCCCGTCCTCGGCGCACTCCTCCCGCACCACCATGCCCCGCCCGGCCATCCTGGCGATGTGGTGGGACATCCGGCTCTTCTCCCACTCCAGCGCACGCGCCAGGTCCTGGTACCGCTGCCGTCCGTCCGGCGAGTCCGTCAAATGGACCAGCACCGCGAAGTCCGCGGGCGACACGTTCGACTCCGACTGCAGCATGCGCCCCAGACGGCCGCCGAGCCGCTCATGCAACCGCACGAAGCCGCGCCATGCGCGCTGCTCCTCAGGCGTCAGCCATCGCACTGTCTCTCCCATGAAGAAAGTGTAAACGTAGTTGACAGTTCACCGAATGCCTGGACTCCGGTGCGAGCCCCGTGCCGCGGAACGAAACGCCGTCACCCCGGCAGGCCGGGCGGGCCTACCGGGATGACGGGTGAAGCGGGTGGAGCGAGCAGGCGGGAGGGGCGCCAGGTCAGCCCACCTGGATGCCGGCGGCGTTCTCGGCCAGCCAGTCGTCGAAGCTCTTGAGCGCGGGGTGGATCTTCCGGATTCCGTCCAGGTCACGGGCGCCGGTGAACTCCTGGTCGAAGTCGCCGTAGTACTGGAACATGTTGCCGATCTCGTCGCCCGCCGGGACGCCGAGGGAGCGGAAGACGTCGTAGGGCACGGCCTGGAAGCGCACCGGCTCGCCGATGGCGGCCCCGATCTTCTCCGCGTACTGCGCGCCGGTCAGGTGGTCGCCCGCCAGTCCGACGGTGCGCCCGATGAAGCGCTCACCGCCCTTGAGGATGGCGAGTGTGGTGTGGCCGATGTCGTTCACATCGACGCCGGCCAGCAGCTTGCCGTCCTCGAGGGGCAGGGTCAGCGTCAGCACGCCGTCCTCGCCCCGCTTGGGGCCCAGCATCGACTGGAAGCCCTGGAAGAAGAAGGTGGTGTTCAGGAAGGTGGTCGGCACCCCGGCCCGGCGGAACAGCTCGTTGGCCTCACCCTTGGCGTCGAAGTGCGGCACGTTGTACTTCTCCTGGAGAACGGGCATCCGCTCGTCCTCCAGCGGCAGCAGCTCGCGGGTGTCCTCCAGCGTCGACCACACCACGTGGCGCAGGCCCGCGGCCGCGGCCGCCCGGACCAGGACCTCGACCTCCTCGGTCTCCTTGGCAGCCGAGCCGTGCGCCCAGAAGTTGGTGACCAGGAAGGCTCCGTACGCCCCCTCGAACGCCTTGTGCACCGACGGCTCGTCGTAGAAGTCCGCCCGTACGACCTCCGCGCCGAGCTCGGCCAGTTCCTTGGCGGCGGGCGCGTCCGGGTTCCGGGTCAGCGCGCGCACGGTGAAGCCCGAGTCCGCGTCGGCCAGGATCGCCCGCGCGACACCGCCACCCTGTGCGCCCGTGGCTCCGGCGACCGCGATGACCTTCTTGTCACTCATGCCAGCTACCCCTGTCCAGGAGAGAATTGTGTTGATGCATCAACTAAAGCAGGGATGCGTTGACACGTCAACCAGAGCCCATCCCCGGCGACCCGCACGCCTCGAAGGTCCGGGCGGCAAGGAATAGATGACGTATCATCCTGTTCACCCTTACGTGCGGTCCCGTAGCCCCGACGAGGAGTTCACGATGCAGTTCGGCGTTTTCAGCGTTGGCGACATCTCTCCCGACCCGCTCACCGGTCAGACCCAGAGCGAGGCCGAGCGGACCGGCAACATCATCAAGGTCGCCCGGCGCGCGACGGACACTGACGGCGGGCGGGTCGTGAGCGGACCGACGGACACTGACGGCGGGCGCGCGACCGTCGTGGTCATAGGCGGTGGGCAGTCCGGTCTCTCGGCCGGCTACCACCTCAAGCGGCGCGGCTTCACCAGCGCTCCGACAGACCCGGACGGCGCTCGGACCTTCGTGGTGCTCGACGCCGAACCGGCGGCCGGCGGGGCGTGGCGGCACCGCTGGGAGTCGCTGCGGATGAACACCGTGAACGGCATCTTCGACCTGCCCGACTTCCCGCAGCCGCCGGTGGACCCCGACGAGCCCAGCCGTACGGCCGTGCCGCGCTACTTCGCCTCGTTCGAGCAGGCGACCGACCTGCCGATCCTGCGACCGGTGACCGTCGGCGCCGTACGACCGCTGGACGGCCGCCCCGACGGTGACCTGGCCGTGGAATCGAGCGCGGGGACCTGGATCACGCGGGCGGTCATCAACGCCACCGGTACCTGGACCAACCCCGTCCGTCCCCGCTACCCGGGGCAGGAGAGCTTCACCGGGTTCCAGTCGCACACCCACGACTACGTCTCGGCCGACCGGTTCGCGGGCCTCAGGGTCGCCGTCGTCGGTGGTGGCATCTCGGCGCTCCAACAGTTGGAGGAGATCTCCCGCGTGGCCACCACGTACTGGTACACGCGGCGCGAACCCGTCTTCCTGGAGGGCGGGTTCGACCCCGAGGTCGAAGGCCGCCGAATCATCGCCCGGGTCGCGGACGACGTGGCGGCGGGCAGGCCCACCGGAAGCGTCGTCTCGTACACCGGCCTGGGCTGGACCCCGTACGCCGTGGCGGCGAAGGAGCGCGGGGCCCTCGTACGTCGCCCCATGTTCACCGCGCTGGAACCCAGCGGTGTGCGCGAGGCGGACGGTTCCTTCACGACCGTCGACGCGATCCTGTGGGCCACGGGCTTCAAGGCCGCGCTGTCGCACCTGGACCCACTGCGGCTGCGCAACGAGCTCGGCGGGATCACCATGCGGGGCACCCAGGTGGCCGGCGAACCACGCGTGCATCTGGTCGGCTTCGGCCCGTCCCAGTCCACGGTGGGCTCCAACCGCGCGGGGCGTCAGGCTGTCAACAGCCTGCTCCGGCAGTGGGAGGGCCCGCGAGGAGGATCGGGCCGACTCGTGGCGGTGGCGGACTGAGGGGTGCGTTCGGCGCATCTCCCGTGAGGTGGCGGCGCTCTCGCGCCCGGTGGTCAGGACGACTGGACTTCCTCGAAAAGGGCCAGGGCCTGGGCCGGGTCCGGGCTGACGAGACGCTCCAGCCCTGCAGTCGTGATCTTCGCCCATCTTTCGGCCCGTTCCCACATCCGTTCCTCGAAGGCGCGGACGGCCTCGTCCAGGTCTCCGGGGCCGGAAGCAGCGGCGACGGCCTCGGCGAGTTCGGCGCCGTCCAGCATCGCGAGGTTCGCTCCCGCACCCAGTGGGGGCATCAGATGGGCGGCGTCGCCGAGGAGCGTCACCCCGGGGACGTGGTTCCATGTGTGGGAGACGGGCAGGGCGTACAGGGGGCGGTGGACGAAAGCGGTGCCGTGGCGGAGGAGGCCGAGGACGGGAGCGGCCCATCCGTCGAAGAGAGCCAGCAGACCCGATCGGACGGCCTCGACGTCGGCCGGACCCGAGCCCGAGTGCCGATCCAGCGGCGCGCGGAACTGGGCGTACACCCTGACGTGACCGCCGCTGTTGCGCTGGGCGACGAGAGCCCGGTTCGCGCCGTACACGCCCACGGAACCGTCGCCGACCAACCGGGCGAGGTCGGGGTGGCGGGTGTCGATGTCGTCCAGGGAGGTCTCGACCGAGGTGACGCCGGTGTAGTGCGGCGTCACCGACGAGACTGCCGGGCGGACCCGGGACCAGGCGCCGTCCGCTCCGACCACGAGGTCGAACGTCTCCCGGCGCCCGTCCTCGAAGTGGACCACCGCGCCGTCCCCGGTGCCCGGCACCACCTGTGTCACCCCCCGCCCCCAGCTGATGTCGAGCGGACCGAGCAGCAGGTCACGGAGTTGCCCGCGGTCGATCTCGGGATGGGCGCGGTCGTCCGGGCGGGGCCGCCAGTCACGCAGGACGGTCCCGGCCGTGTCCAGGATCCGCATGGCCTGCCCCTCGGGACGAGACAACGTCTGAAATTCGGCCAGCAACCCGGCCTTGTCCAGAGCGAGTTGGCCCAGCCCTTCGTGCAGGTCCAGCGTGCCGCCCGGCGGGCGGGCGTCGGGTGCGGGATCGCGTTCGAGGAGAGCGACGGGGTGATCATGGCGGTGCAGGACGCGGGCGAAGGTCAGGCCGGCAGGACCGCTTCCGACCACGGCGATGCGATGTGTCATGACGATACACTGTATTGAACCGATACAACGCATCGCAACAGTACGATGTGGCCATGACTGTGTGGGACCGACCGGAGCCGCCGACCCGCCCCGTGCCGCTCGACCGGGAGCGGATCGTGGCCGCCGCCGTCGCGCTGGCCGACGAGGGCGGACTGGAGGCGGTGTCGTTGCGCAAGGTCGCCGCCCGGTTGGACGCCGGTCCCATGCGGCTGTACGGATACATCTCCACCAAGGAGGAGCTCTTCGACCTCATGGTGGACGAGGTCCACGCCGAGATCCTCCCCGAGGAGCAGCCCGGTGACTGGCGGGAGGCGCTGAGCGTCCTCGCCCACCGCACCAGGCGGACCGCTCTCCGGCACGAGTGGCTGGCCGACCTGCTCGGCGGCCGCCCGGCCCTGGGGCCGAACGCCCTCGCCGTCACCGAGGCCACGCTGGCCCCCCTCGTCGGCCGCGCCGACATCGACACCGTCATGCGCGCCGTGGAGACGGTCAGCGCTTACTTCACCGGCGCCATCAGGCGCGAGATCGCGAATCTGCGGGCCGAGCGCGCCACGGGCCTGTCCAAGCTGGACTGGCAGCGCGCCTTGGGCCCGCACGTGACGAAGATGCTGGCCACGGGCCGCTTCCCGGCGCTGGCCGAGGCCGTGCACGACGGCACGGACGTGGACGCCGAGGCTTCCTTCACGACCGGCCTGGACTGGGTCCTCGACGCCGTGGCCGCCAAGCTCACCCGACCGCAGGCGTGACGCCCGGCGCTCCGGCACGCTGCCCCGACCACCGAAGTGGCCACGGTGGAGCGGCCGTTGACACCGGCGACGACGCGACGCGGACCACCGCCGGGCCCGGCGGTGGTCCGCGTCGCGTCGAAAGACGCCTCCGCCGCTAGAAGTTGCCGCGCTTCTCCTGCTCGCGCTCGATCGCCTCGAAGAGGGCCTGGAAGTTGCCCTTGCCGAAGCCGAGGGAGCCGTGGCGTTCGATGAACTCGAAGAACACGGTGGGCCGGTCGCCGATCGGCTTGGTGAAGATCTGCAGCAGGTAACCGTCCTCGTCGCGGTCGACGAGGATGCCGCGCGAGGCCAGTTCCTCGATGGGTACGCGGACGTGACCGATGCGGGCGCGCAGTTCCGGGTCGGTGTAGTAGCTCTCGGGCGTGGCGAGGAACTCGACACCCTTGGCCCGCAGCACGTCGACGGTCCTGATGATGTCGTTGGTGGCGAGGGCGAGGTGCTGGGCGCCGGGACCGCGGTAGAAGTCGAGGTACTCGTCGATCTGCGAACGCTTCTTCGCGATCGCCGGCTCGTTGAGCGGGAACTTCACCCGGTGGTTCCCGCTGGCGACGACCTTGCTCATCAGCGCCGAGTACTCGGTGGCGATGTCGTCGCCGATGAACTCGGCCATGTTGGTGAAGCCCATGACACGGTTGTAGAAGTCGACCCACTCGTCCATGTGCCCGAGTTCGACGTTGCCCACGACGTGGTCGAGTGCCTGGAAGATGCGCTTGGGCTCGTTCTCGGGCTTCACGTAGCCCGAGGTCCGGGCCACGTATCCGGGCAGGTAGGGGCCGGTGTAGCGGGAGCGGTCCACCAGGGTGTGGCGGGTCTCGCCGTACGTAGCGATGGCCGCCGTACGGACGGTGCCGTGCTCGTCGGCGATGTCGTGCGGTTCCTCCAGCACGGTCGCGCCCTGCGCGCGGGCGTGCTCGACGCACTTGTCGACGTCGGGCACCTCCAGGGCGATGTCGATCACGCCGTCACCGTGGCGGCGGTGGTGGTCCAGCAGGGGACTGTCCGGGTCGACGCCGCCCTTGAGCACGAACCGGATCGCTCCGGAGCGGAGCACGAACGCGTGGTGGTCGCGGTTGCCGGTCTCCGGTCCGGAGTAGGCAACCAGTTCCATCCCGAAGACCACCTGGAAGAACGACGACGCCTGGGTCGCGTTGCCCACCGACCAGACCACCGCGTCCCATCCGGTCACCGGGAAGGGGTCGCCCTGTGCGTCGTACTCCACGAGCCCGACCAGCTGCTTGAGCTGCTGCAGGTCGAGCTCCGCCAGACGTTCCTGGCTCGTGAGGGTCTCTTCCACACTCATGCGTCGTCCCTTTCGGCGTGCCTGTCTGCAACGTGTGGCGGTCAGGAGACACCGACCCCCCTCACCTGCACAAGAGTCGCCTTCAGGGCTGTTCAAGCTGCTCAGTTTGCCCTGCTCTTCCCGGCTTCTTATATACAATCTGACCAGTCGCCGTGGAACGCGGCGGCGTCCGCGCCGGAGGCGTACGGTGACGCCCGGCTCCGTCAGGCCCTGCCGAGGAACGCCAGCCGCGCGGCCGCCTCCTTCACCCGGGCGGCGACCGACTCGATGTCGAAGTCGTACATGGCCACGACACCGACCGAGGCACCCACCGCGCCGGGCACTTCGAAGCCCACCGCGATCCCGGTGGCGCCCTGCTGCAGTTGCCCCGAGGTGATGCTGTAGCCCGACTCCCTGGCGCGCGCGATCTCCTCGGGCTCGTCCGGCCAGGGCGGCTGCAACGCGAGGATGGCGATGCCGTTCGCCCCGCGCTCCAGCGGATGCCGGACGCCGATGCGGTAGCCCACCTGGACAGGGCCGTGCTGGACGGTCGGCTGGGCACCCGCCACGGGGACGCACTCCCGCGCGCCGTGCGCCACCGTCAGAAAGGCGGAGGCGCTGGTGCCGTCGGCGAGTTCCTGCAGGACCGGCTGAGCGGCCAGGACCAGCTGGTGCTGGAACCGCCCCGCCAGCGTCGCGGCCCCGGCGCCGAGCCGCACCCGCTTGCCCTGCCGGGAGACCAGCGCGTGCTCCTCCAGTGTCCGCACGATCCGGTACGCGATGGCCCGGTCGATCTCCAGCTGCGCCGCCAGGTCCGCCACCGTCAGGCCATCGGCCGTCAGCGAGATCAGGTCCAGAGCCCGAAGCCCACGATCCAGGCCTTGCAGGGTGGCCATCGACACCTCCTGATCCCGCGGCCGCGCACGGCACTCGCGGAAACCGACAGATCTTCCTCGGGCGCCACGTTAGGGCACGTCACACCTGCGAGTGACGCCGACCGACCTTGACTGGGATGTCACCGGGACCTAACTTCGCCTTGTCGCTACCATCGCACAAAAATGTGCGCTGAGCGCACAAACGTCTCGCGCGGGCACCACGACTCCGAGTCACGAGGAGAGAGACTTGCCGTACTACCACCGGGCGGGCGAGGTTCCGCCGAAACGGCACACCCAGCACCGGGACCCGGACGGGAACCTCTACTACGAGGAGCTGATGGGCGAGGAGGGGTTCTCCTCGGACTCCTCGCTGCTCTACCACCGGCACATCCCGTCGGCGGTGCGGGGGTTCCGGGTGTGGGACCTCGGCGACCAGTCCCTGGTCCCCAACCACCCGCTGGTGCCCCGCCACCTCTCCACGCACAAGCTGTTCGCGGACGGCGGGTCCGGCATCGACGCGGTGACCGGCCGCAGGCTGCTGCTGGGCAACGAGGACGTACGGCTGGCCTATGTCGTGGCCGACACGGTCAGTCCCTACTACCGCAACGCGATCGGCGACGAGTGCCTCTACGTCGAGGACGGCCGGGCACGCGTGGAGACGGTCTTCGGCGAGCTGGAGGTCGGCGACGGGGACTATGTGATCGTCCCGCGGGCGACCACGTACCGGATCGTCCCGGACGGGGCCGTACGCATCTACGCGATCGAGGCCAACTCGCACATGGGGCCCGCGCGGCGCTATCTGTCCAGGCACGGCCAACTGCTGGAGCACGCGCCGTACTGCGAGCGCGACTTCCGCCTCCCTGTCGGGCCGAGGCCCGTCGAGAGCGAGGACGTCGAGGTGTACATCAAGCACCGGGGAGCGGGCGGCGTCGTGGGGACCGTCCACACGCTGCCCAACCACCCCTTCGACGTCGTCGGCTGGGACGGCTGTCTCTACCCGTACGTGTTCAACATCCGCGACTTCGAGCCCCTCACCGGCCGGGTCCACCAACCGCCGCCGGTCCACCAGGTCTTCGAGGGCCACAACTTCGTGATCTGCAACTTCGTGCCGCGCAAGGTGGATTACCACCCGCTGTCCGTCCCGGTGCCGTACTACCACTCCAACGTCGACTCCGACGAGGTGATGTTCTACTGCGGCGGGGACTACGAGGCCCGCAAGGGCTCCGGAATCGGACAGGGGTCGATCTCCCTGCACCCCGGCGGCCACCCCCACGGTCCCCAGCCGGGCGCCATGGAACGGTCGATCGGGGCGGAGTTCTTCGACGAACTCGCGGTCATGGTCGACACCTTCCGCCCTCTCCAGCTCGGTGAGGCCGCCCGCGCGACGGACGACGGCACGTACGTCCACTCGTGGGAGCAGAACCGATGAGCGCCCCACGCCCACCGGAGATCCCCCCGGTACTCGCCGGTCTGTTCGACGACGCGGCGGTCTTCCCGCCCGGCAGTCTGCCCCTCGACGAGGCCGTCCCGGCCCACGTGGCGCACACCCGTGGCGCCCATGCCGGGCTGGTCGGCGCGTTCGTCCTCGCCGCCAAGGACGTCGAGCGGCTGGGCGAACTGACCGAAGACCTCGCCGAAGGGTCCTTCGACCTCTCGGTGACCGTGCCGCTGCCGGATGTCTCCGACGCTGTCGCCGCCGCACACCGGATCCCGGCCGTGCGGCTGGTCGGGCTGGAGGTCTCCGTCCCGGACACGGTCACCGCCGACGCGGTCGTTCCCGCCCTGGCCGAGGCGGTCGACGACGCCACCGACGCCACGGTCTACGTCGAGGTGCCGCGCGACGCCCGGCGCGAGCCGCTGCTGGCCGCACTCGCCGGGACCCCCTACCTGGCCAAGTTCCGCACCGGAGGCGTACGGGCCGACCTCTACCCCGACGAGCGTGAACTCGCCGCGGCCGTCCTGGCCGCGACGCGGTCCGGGGTGGCGTTCAAGGCGACCGCGGGTCTGCACCACGCGCTGCGCAACACCGATCCGGAGACCGGGTGCGAACAGCACGGGTTCCTCAACCTGCTCGTGGCCACCGATGCCGCCCTCCACGGTGCCGAGGAGGCGACGTTGGTCGAGCTGCTGGCCGACCGCGACGGCGAACGCATCGCCGAGCGGGTGCGCGCCCTGTCACCCCGAGTCCGTGACATGTTCCGCTCGTTCGGCACCTGCTCCGTCGCCGAACCCGCCATCGAGTCGGCCGGGTGGGGGCTGCTGCCGGCCACGACGATCACCGACCTGACCGAGGTGTCCGCATGACCAGCACCATCCGACCGACCGTCCCCGCCGACTCACTGTTCGGCCTGACCAATCTGCCCTACGGCGTCTACTCGGTGCCCGGTCGGGAACCGCGCGTGGCGACCCGCTACGGCGACCACGTCATCGATCTGGCCGTGCTGCTGGACGACGACGTCTTCGCCCGGCCGAGCCTCAACGCCTTCATGGCGCAGGGCCACGCCCGCTGGGTCGAGGTCCGGGCAGCGATCACCGAGCGGCTCGTGGACCGCGTCCCCACGGAGGCGGTCCACGACCTGGGCACGGTCACCCTGCACCTGCCGTTCGAGGTCGCCGACTACGTCGACTTCTACGCCTCCGAACACCACGCCTCGAACCTGGGCAGGCTCTTCCGGCCCGACAACCCGGACCCGCTGCTGCCGAACTGGAAGCACCTTCCGGTCGGCTACCACGGCCGGGCGGCCTCCGTCGTCGTCTCGGGCACGGACATCGCGCGGCCCTCGGGGCAACGCAAGGGCCCGCAGGACCCGACGCCGGTCTTCGGCCCCTCGACCCGCCTCGACATCGAGGCCGAACTCGGCTTCGTCGTCGGGACCGGCAACGCCATGGGCGACCGCATCGGCGCCGAGGACGCGGAGCGGCACATCTTCGGGGTGGTGCTCTTCAACGACTGGTCCGCACGCGACATCCAGGCCTGGGAGTACGTACCGCTCGGCCCCAACCTGGGCAAGTCGTTCGCCTCGACGATCTCGCCGTGGGTGGTACCGCTGCTCGCCCTGGACGCCGCCCGGGTCCCGGTCCCGCCGCAGGAGCCGGCCGTGCTGCCGTATCTGCGGATGGCACGGCCGTGGGGGCTCGACGTCGACCTCACGGTCGCCTGGAACGGCCAGGTGGTCTCCCGGCCGCCGTACTCGGCGATGTACTGGTCCCCCGCCCAGATGCTGGCGCACCAGACCGTCAACGGCGCGCCCTCGCGCACCGGTGACCTGTTCGCCTCCGGCACCGTATCCGGCCCGGAGAAGGAGCAGCGCGGTGCGTTCATCGAACTGACCTGGGGCGGCAAGGAGCCCATCACCGTCGACGGCCGACCGCGCACGTTCCTGGAGGACGGGGACGAGGTCGTCCTCACCGCCACGGCCCCGGGCGCCGACGGAACCCGGATCGGCTTCGGCGAGGCCCGCGGCCGGATCATCAGCGGCAAGCAGGAGGCGTGAGGAGCAAGAGCTGGTCCCGGACACAGCCGGCCGAGCGGATCAAGGAGGAACCGCCCCGCGACCACCCGTGGAAAGGAGGAATTTCCTCGCCCGTTTGTCATGCGAGGGTGCCCTGCGTGTTTCGTGGCGGTGCCGTCCGCGGTGCGCGACCATACGGACGCCGACATCACATTCCTCGGCATGGTGCGCGGAAACACCGAGACAGAAAGTAGGACGACGTGTCCGGCAGCGAAAGCGAGAACCCGGCAATCCCCTCCCCCACTCCCACGCGGACTCGCCCCAGGACGAATCGGGACTGGTGGCCGAATCAGCTGGACCTTCAAGTTCTCCACCAGCACTCGTCCAGCTCGAATCCCATGGACCAGGACTTCGACTACGCGGATGAGTTCGCGACACTCGACCTCGACGCGCTGAAGCAGGACGTCTTCGACGTGATGACGACGTCGCAGGACTGGTGGCCCGCCGACTACGGCCACTACGGCCCCCTGTTCATCCGGATGAGCTGGCACGCCGCGGGCACCTACCGGACAGCCGACGGCCGCGGCGGTGGCGGCAGCGGCGCTCAGCGCTTCGCGCCCCTCAACAGTTGGCCGGACAACGCGAGTCTCGACAAAGCGCGCCGTTTGTTGTGGCCGGTGAAGCAGAAGTACGGACAGAAGATCTCCTGGGCCGACCTTCTGGTTTTCGCCGGTAACTGTGCCATGGAATCCATGGGGTTCAAGACGTTCGGGTTCGGATTCGGGCGAGAGGACATCTGGGAACCCGAGGAAATCTTCTGGGGGGCCGAGGACATCTGGCTCGGGGACGAGCGTTACAGCGGCGACCGGGAACTCGCCGCTCCCTTCGGTGCCGTGCAGATGGGACTGATCTACGTCAACCCGGAGGGTCCGAACGGAAATCCGGATCCGCTGGCCGCCGCGCGGGACATTCGCGAGACGTTCGGGCGCATGGCGATGAACGACGAGGAGACGGTCGCGCTCATCGTCGGCGGCCACACGTTCGGCAAGTGCCATGGCGCGGTCGACCCCGAGTACATCGGCCCCGAACCCGAGGCCGCGCCCGTGGAGCAGCAGGGTCTCGGCTGGCGGAACAGGTACGGCAGCGGCAAGGGCCCCGACGCGCTCACCAGTGGGCTCGAAGGTGCCTGGACCACCGCGCCGACCCGGTGGGACAACGGGTACCTGGACAACCTGTTCGGGTACGAATGGGAGCTGACGACGAGCCCCGCCGGTGCCAAGCAGTGGACACCCACGGATCCCTCGGCCAGGGGGACGGTGCCCGATGCCCATGATCCGTCGAGGAGCCACGCTCCCATGATGCTGACGACCGATCTCGCGCTGAAGCTGGATCCGGTCTACGGCCCGATCTCGAAGAGCTTCCACGAGAACCCGGACAGGCTCGCGGAGGCCTTCGCCAAGGCGTGGTACAAGCTGTTGCACCGTGACATGGGGCCCATCACGCGCTACCTCGGCCCGTGGGTGCCCGAGCCGCAGCTGTGGCAGGACCCCGTCCCCGAGGTCGATCACGAGCTCGTCGGGGACGCGGACATCGCCGCGCTGAAGACCAGGATCCTCGCCTCGGGACTGTCGATCTCCCAGCTGGTCACCACCGCCTGGGCGTCCGCGGCGAGCTTCCGCGGCACCGACAAGCGGGGCGGGGCCAACGGGGCCCGGATCCGGCTCGCGCCGCAGCGGGACTGGGAGGTCAACCAACTGGCCGAGGTCGCGGAGGTGTTGGAGACGCTGGAGCGGATCCGGGAGGACTTCACCGGCGCACAGGCCGGCGGCACCAGGATCTCGCTCGCCGACCTGATCGTCCTCGGCGGCTGCGCGGCGGTCGAGCAGGCCGCGAGGAACGCCGGGCACGACATCACCGTCCCGTTCGCACCGGGGCGCACGGACGCCTCGCAGGAACAGACCGACGTGGAGTCGTTCGCCGTGCTCGAACCCAGGGCCGACGGGTTCCGGAACTACCTCCAGGCGGGAGAGAAGCTGTCTCCGGAGACACTGCTGCTGGACCGCGCCAACCTGTTGACGCTGACGGCTCCCGAGATGACGGTGCTGATCGGTGGCATGCGGACCCTGGACACGGGCTTCGGGCGATCCCCGCACGGTGTCTTCACCCACCGGCCGGAGACATTGACCAACGACTTCTTCGTCAACCTGCTGGACATGGGCACGGAGTGGAAGGCGTCGACCTCGGACGAGAACGTGTTCGAGGGCCGGGACCGCGCCACGGGTGAACTCAAGTGGACCGCCACCGCGGTCGACCTGGTCTTCGGTTCACACTCCCAGCTCCGAGCGGTGTCGGAGGTCTATGCGGCCCAGGACGCGGGACCCAAGTTCGTGCGTGACTTCGTGGCCGCGTGGG
The DNA window shown above is from Streptomyces akebiae and carries:
- a CDS encoding homogentisate 1,2-dioxygenase, which translates into the protein MPYYHRAGEVPPKRHTQHRDPDGNLYYEELMGEEGFSSDSSLLYHRHIPSAVRGFRVWDLGDQSLVPNHPLVPRHLSTHKLFADGGSGIDAVTGRRLLLGNEDVRLAYVVADTVSPYYRNAIGDECLYVEDGRARVETVFGELEVGDGDYVIVPRATTYRIVPDGAVRIYAIEANSHMGPARRYLSRHGQLLEHAPYCERDFRLPVGPRPVESEDVEVYIKHRGAGGVVGTVHTLPNHPFDVVGWDGCLYPYVFNIRDFEPLTGRVHQPPPVHQVFEGHNFVICNFVPRKVDYHPLSVPVPYYHSNVDSDEVMFYCGGDYEARKGSGIGQGSISLHPGGHPHGPQPGAMERSIGAEFFDELAVMVDTFRPLQLGEAARATDDGTYVHSWEQNR
- the hppD gene encoding 4-hydroxyphenylpyruvate dioxygenase, which encodes MSVEETLTSQERLAELDLQQLKQLVGLVEYDAQGDPFPVTGWDAVVWSVGNATQASSFFQVVFGMELVAYSGPETGNRDHHAFVLRSGAIRFVLKGGVDPDSPLLDHHRRHGDGVIDIALEVPDVDKCVEHARAQGATVLEEPHDIADEHGTVRTAAIATYGETRHTLVDRSRYTGPYLPGYVARTSGYVKPENEPKRIFQALDHVVGNVELGHMDEWVDFYNRVMGFTNMAEFIGDDIATEYSALMSKVVASGNHRVKFPLNEPAIAKKRSQIDEYLDFYRGPGAQHLALATNDIIRTVDVLRAKGVEFLATPESYYTDPELRARIGHVRVPIEELASRGILVDRDEDGYLLQIFTKPIGDRPTVFFEFIERHGSLGFGKGNFQALFEAIEREQEKRGNF
- a CDS encoding IclR family transcriptional regulator produces the protein MATLQGLDRGLRALDLISLTADGLTVADLAAQLEIDRAIAYRIVRTLEEHALVSRQGKRVRLGAGAATLAGRFQHQLVLAAQPVLQELADGTSASAFLTVAHGARECVPVAGAQPTVQHGPVQVGYRIGVRHPLERGANGIAILALQPPWPDEPEEIARARESGYSITSGQLQQGATGIAVGFEVPGAVGASVGVVAMYDFDIESVAARVKEAAARLAFLGRA
- the fahA gene encoding fumarylacetoacetase, coding for MTSTIRPTVPADSLFGLTNLPYGVYSVPGREPRVATRYGDHVIDLAVLLDDDVFARPSLNAFMAQGHARWVEVRAAITERLVDRVPTEAVHDLGTVTLHLPFEVADYVDFYASEHHASNLGRLFRPDNPDPLLPNWKHLPVGYHGRAASVVVSGTDIARPSGQRKGPQDPTPVFGPSTRLDIEAELGFVVGTGNAMGDRIGAEDAERHIFGVVLFNDWSARDIQAWEYVPLGPNLGKSFASTISPWVVPLLALDAARVPVPPQEPAVLPYLRMARPWGLDVDLTVAWNGQVVSRPPYSAMYWSPAQMLAHQTVNGAPSRTGDLFASGTVSGPEKEQRGAFIELTWGGKEPITVDGRPRTFLEDGDEVVLTATAPGADGTRIGFGEARGRIISGKQEA